From the genome of Malus domestica chromosome 04, GDT2T_hap1, one region includes:
- the LOC103433011 gene encoding bifunctional adenosine 5'-phosphosulfate phosphorylase/adenylylsulfatase HINT4 isoform X1, which yields MAAVAAAASPCIFCQIAGKSTSTTLFHTDEKVVAFQDINPAAVRHYLVIPVDHIPTVKDLQRRPEDYSLVSHMLEVGKTLIQRDAPQCHQYRFGFHQPPFNSVNHLHLHCFALPYTPRWKCIKYLSVGSIGFVEAEKLLGKIKPLPPVISKV from the exons ATGGCGGCAGTAGCAGCCGCAGCTTCACCGTGCATCTTCTGCCAGATCGCCGGAAAATCCACCTCGACCACTCTCTTCCACACt GATGAAAAGGTCGTTGCTTTTCAAGACATCAACCCTGCTGCTGTAAG GCATTACTTGGTTATTCCTGTGGATCACATTCCAACTGTTAAGGATCTTCAGAGGAGACCTGAAGACTACTCTTTGG TAAGTCACATGTTAGAAGTGGGGAAAACGCTAATACAACGAGATGCACCGCAATGCCATCAGTACAG ATTTGGATTTCATCAGCCTCCATTCAACTCCGTTAACCATCTTCACCTACATTGTTTTGCACTACCCTACACACCCAG ATGGAAGTGTATAAAGTATTTGTCTGTGGGATCAATTGGATTTGTTGAAGCTGAAAAGCTGTTGGGCAAGATCAAGCCTTTGCCACCAGTTATTTCAAAAGTTTGA
- the LOC103433011 gene encoding bifunctional adenosine 5'-phosphosulfate phosphorylase/adenylylsulfatase HINT4 isoform X2 encodes MAAVAAAASPCIFCQIAGKSTSTTLFHTDEKVVAFQDINPAAVRHYLVIPVDHIPTVKDLQRRPEDYSLVSHMLEVGKTLIQRDAPQCHQYRWKCIKYLSVGSIGFVEAEKLLGKIKPLPPVISKV; translated from the exons ATGGCGGCAGTAGCAGCCGCAGCTTCACCGTGCATCTTCTGCCAGATCGCCGGAAAATCCACCTCGACCACTCTCTTCCACACt GATGAAAAGGTCGTTGCTTTTCAAGACATCAACCCTGCTGCTGTAAG GCATTACTTGGTTATTCCTGTGGATCACATTCCAACTGTTAAGGATCTTCAGAGGAGACCTGAAGACTACTCTTTGG TAAGTCACATGTTAGAAGTGGGGAAAACGCTAATACAACGAGATGCACCGCAATGCCATCAGTACAG ATGGAAGTGTATAAAGTATTTGTCTGTGGGATCAATTGGATTTGTTGAAGCTGAAAAGCTGTTGGGCAAGATCAAGCCTTTGCCACCAGTTATTTCAAAAGTTTGA